In a single window of the Raphanus sativus cultivar WK10039 chromosome 9, ASM80110v3, whole genome shotgun sequence genome:
- the LOC108823607 gene encoding uncharacterized protein LOC108823607 translates to MSGKNGSSGGGKSGGGGGKSSGGSGSSGGGKSGGGGGGNNMVAPGSKGSAFISRGGFESNPQGYFSNLHGSGQSKK, encoded by the coding sequence atgagTGGAAAAAACGGCAGCAGCGGTGGAGGAAAGAGCGGTGGCGGTGGAGGAAAGAGCAGTGGCGGTAGCGGTAGCAGCGGTGGTGGAAAGAGCGGAGGCGGTGGAGGAGGTAATAATATGGTAGCACCGGGGTCCAAAGGTAGTGCTTTCATCTCAAGAGGTGGATTCGAGAGTAACCCTCAAGGCTACTTTAGTAACTTGCATGGCAGTGGACAGAGCAAGAAGTGA